One Myotis daubentonii chromosome 12, mMyoDau2.1, whole genome shotgun sequence genomic region harbors:
- the SANBR gene encoding SANT and BTB domain regulator of class switch recombination isoform X1, which translates to MSRGYSENNNFLNNNSQMVLDMLLYPLIGIHQTINWETVARLVPGLTPKECAKRFEELKSSGSSPVDNRYSPLMAGESPVETLATYIKSSLLDTQGEFQEASVDQDAVSKTASTRNCSSESENCTTRNGGEETEESEGPNMVIHVCDEAKNLKEDFICPRDLLISEMKYFAEYLSMDAQRWEEVDISVHCDVQIFNWLIKYVKRNTKENKGCEMPTLEPGNVISILISSEFLKMDSLVEQCIEYCHKNMNAIVATPCNMNCINANLITRIADLFTHNEVDDLKDKKDKFRSKLFCKKIERLFDPEYLNPDSRNTAATLYRCCLCKKLLTKETERRISCIPGKINVDRHGNLVYIHIRDKTWDVHEYLNSLFEELKSWRDVYWRLWGTVNWLTCSRCFQVFLCTEFSHCQYHSEAVIYPPAASSLSTVGTGIYPCCNQKVLRFDPTQFTKGCKVRDHIVALHDQGEGGSSLSYPTARILEDLHKHKDVIVVPFSKDTVSDSGVGPYDEKGLDCDILLEPNTPWGPKSGELNAFLSLKNWTLQLKQQSLFSEEEEYTTGSEVTEDEVGDEEEVSRKQRKKEKPKKFTKQPKKQMSSPCGQRKEKALEKSTSRDVSPFLVSMQKNKWDVTRSLRFNQDAQREDDQRRMSEITGHLIKMRLGDLDRVKSKESKEFAGGIYSRLEAQIKATVPVSVRQGSSEKNTRSKSRFGPGRPA; encoded by the exons ATGAGTCGTGGATATTCAGAAAACAACAATTTCCTGAACAATAACAGCCAAATGGTGTTGGACATGCTTCTTTATCCATTAATCGGAATCCATCAGACGATTAACTGGGAAACTGTGGCAAGGCTTGTTCCTGGATTAACGCCCAAAGAG TGTGCAAAAAGGTTTGAGGAACTGAAGAGCAGTGGAAGCTCACCTGTTGACAACCGGTATAGTCCCCTAATGGCTGGAGAGAGTCCTGTTGAAACTTTAGCCACGTATATCAAATCCTCACTTCTTGACACACAGGGAGAATTTCAGGAGGCTTCTGTTGATCAGGATGCAGTTTCCAAAACAG CTTCCACAAGGAATTGTTCTTCAGAAAGTGAAAATTGTACTACTCGTAATGGTGGAGAAGAGACTGAAGAATCTGAAGG GCCAAATATGGTGATCCATGTATGTGATGAAGCAAAAAATTTGAAAGAAGATTTTATTTGCCCACGAGACCTTTTGATATCAGAAATGAAGTACTTTGCTGAATATTTATCTATGGATGCCCAGCGCTGGGAAGAGGTGGACATTTcagttcactgtgacgttcaaaTTTTCAACTGGTtgataaaatatgttaaaaggaACACTAAGGAGAATAAAGGTTGTGAGATGCCCACTTTAG agCCAGGAAATGTCATTTCAATTCTTATTTCTTCAGAGTTTTTGAAAATGGATTCATTG GTTGAACAATGTATTGAGTATTGCCACAAAAATATGAATGCCATAGTAGCTACGCCAtgcaacatgaactgtattaatgCAAATCTTATTACACGTATAGCTGATCTATTCACACACAATGAGGTTGATGACTTAAAAGACAAGAAAGATAAGTTTAGgag TAAACTGTTTTGTAAGAAGATTGAGAGACTATTTGATCCTGAGTACTTGAACCCAGATTCTCGGAATACTGCAGCAACGCTGTACAG ATGCTGTTTGTGTAAGAAACttttaacaaaagaaacagaaagaagaattTCTTGCATTCCTGGAAAAATCAATGTGGATCGACATGGAAATCTTGTGTATATTCACATAAG AGATAAGACTTGGGATGTTCATGAGTATTTGAATAGTCTTTTTGAAGAATTAAAATCTTGGAGAGATGTATATTGGCGCTTGTGGGGAACAGTCAACTGGCTAACTTGTTCGAGGTGTTTTcag gtTTTCCTCTGCACAGAATTTTCACATTGTCAGTATCACTCAGAAGCGGTGATTTATCCTCCTGCAGCCAGTTCACTTAGTACTGTGGGCACTGGAATTTATCCCTGCTGTAACCAGAAGGTCCTTCGGTTTGATCCTACTCAGTTTACAAAG GGTTGTAAAGTGAGGGACCACATAGTTGCTCTTCATGATCAAGGTGAAGGTGGAAGTTCGCTGTCCTATCCAACTGCTAGAATACTGGAGGATCTGCACAAACACAAAGATGTCATTGTTGTGCCTTTTTCTAAAGATACAGTTAG TGATTCTGGGGTTGGTCCCTATGATGAGAAGGGTCTGGACTGTGATATTTTGCTGGAGCCAAATACACCATGGGGCCCCAAAAGTGGGGAGCTCAATGCT tttttatcacTGAAAAACTGGACTCTGCAACTG AAACAACAGTCATtattttcagaagaggaagaatatACCACTGGATCTGAGGTCACTGAAGATGAAGTTGGAGATGAAGAAGAAGTATCCAGGAAACAAA ggaaaaaggagaagcCAAAGAAATTCACTAAACAACCAAAAAAGCAGATGTCTTCACCCTGTggtcagaggaaagaaaaggcacTGGAGAAG tCAACTTCTAGAGATGTGTCTCCTTTCCT TGTGAGTATGCAGAAGAATAAGTGGGATGTCACAAGATCCTTGAGATTCAACCAGGATGCACAAAGAGAAGATG ATCAGCGACGGATGTCTGAGATTACAGGGCACCTTATAAAGATGAGATTGGGTGATCTGGACCGAGTCAAGTCAAAGGAATCAAAAGAA TTTGCAGGAGGTATTTATTCCAGGCTTGAAGCACAAATCAAGGCCACAGTGCCAGTCAGTGTACGGCAGGGAAGCTCCGAGAAAAACACGAG GTCGAAAAGCCGTTTTGGTCCAGGGCGTCCTGCATAA
- the SANBR gene encoding SANT and BTB domain regulator of class switch recombination isoform X2, whose product MVIHVCDEAKNLKEDFICPRDLLISEMKYFAEYLSMDAQRWEEVDISVHCDVQIFNWLIKYVKRNTKENKGCEMPTLEPGNVISILISSEFLKMDSLVEQCIEYCHKNMNAIVATPCNMNCINANLITRIADLFTHNEVDDLKDKKDKFRSKLFCKKIERLFDPEYLNPDSRNTAATLYRCCLCKKLLTKETERRISCIPGKINVDRHGNLVYIHIRDKTWDVHEYLNSLFEELKSWRDVYWRLWGTVNWLTCSRCFQVFLCTEFSHCQYHSEAVIYPPAASSLSTVGTGIYPCCNQKVLRFDPTQFTKGCKVRDHIVALHDQGEGGSSLSYPTARILEDLHKHKDVIVVPFSKDTVSDSGVGPYDEKGLDCDILLEPNTPWGPKSGELNAFLSLKNWTLQLKQQSLFSEEEEYTTGSEVTEDEVGDEEEVSRKQRKKEKPKKFTKQPKKQMSSPCGQRKEKALEKSTSRDVSPFLVSMQKNKWDVTRSLRFNQDAQREDDQRRMSEITGHLIKMRLGDLDRVKSKESKEFAGGIYSRLEAQIKATVPVSVRQGSSEKNTRSKSRFGPGRPA is encoded by the exons ATGGTGATCCATGTATGTGATGAAGCAAAAAATTTGAAAGAAGATTTTATTTGCCCACGAGACCTTTTGATATCAGAAATGAAGTACTTTGCTGAATATTTATCTATGGATGCCCAGCGCTGGGAAGAGGTGGACATTTcagttcactgtgacgttcaaaTTTTCAACTGGTtgataaaatatgttaaaaggaACACTAAGGAGAATAAAGGTTGTGAGATGCCCACTTTAG agCCAGGAAATGTCATTTCAATTCTTATTTCTTCAGAGTTTTTGAAAATGGATTCATTG GTTGAACAATGTATTGAGTATTGCCACAAAAATATGAATGCCATAGTAGCTACGCCAtgcaacatgaactgtattaatgCAAATCTTATTACACGTATAGCTGATCTATTCACACACAATGAGGTTGATGACTTAAAAGACAAGAAAGATAAGTTTAGgag TAAACTGTTTTGTAAGAAGATTGAGAGACTATTTGATCCTGAGTACTTGAACCCAGATTCTCGGAATACTGCAGCAACGCTGTACAG ATGCTGTTTGTGTAAGAAACttttaacaaaagaaacagaaagaagaattTCTTGCATTCCTGGAAAAATCAATGTGGATCGACATGGAAATCTTGTGTATATTCACATAAG AGATAAGACTTGGGATGTTCATGAGTATTTGAATAGTCTTTTTGAAGAATTAAAATCTTGGAGAGATGTATATTGGCGCTTGTGGGGAACAGTCAACTGGCTAACTTGTTCGAGGTGTTTTcag gtTTTCCTCTGCACAGAATTTTCACATTGTCAGTATCACTCAGAAGCGGTGATTTATCCTCCTGCAGCCAGTTCACTTAGTACTGTGGGCACTGGAATTTATCCCTGCTGTAACCAGAAGGTCCTTCGGTTTGATCCTACTCAGTTTACAAAG GGTTGTAAAGTGAGGGACCACATAGTTGCTCTTCATGATCAAGGTGAAGGTGGAAGTTCGCTGTCCTATCCAACTGCTAGAATACTGGAGGATCTGCACAAACACAAAGATGTCATTGTTGTGCCTTTTTCTAAAGATACAGTTAG TGATTCTGGGGTTGGTCCCTATGATGAGAAGGGTCTGGACTGTGATATTTTGCTGGAGCCAAATACACCATGGGGCCCCAAAAGTGGGGAGCTCAATGCT tttttatcacTGAAAAACTGGACTCTGCAACTG AAACAACAGTCATtattttcagaagaggaagaatatACCACTGGATCTGAGGTCACTGAAGATGAAGTTGGAGATGAAGAAGAAGTATCCAGGAAACAAA ggaaaaaggagaagcCAAAGAAATTCACTAAACAACCAAAAAAGCAGATGTCTTCACCCTGTggtcagaggaaagaaaaggcacTGGAGAAG tCAACTTCTAGAGATGTGTCTCCTTTCCT TGTGAGTATGCAGAAGAATAAGTGGGATGTCACAAGATCCTTGAGATTCAACCAGGATGCACAAAGAGAAGATG ATCAGCGACGGATGTCTGAGATTACAGGGCACCTTATAAAGATGAGATTGGGTGATCTGGACCGAGTCAAGTCAAAGGAATCAAAAGAA TTTGCAGGAGGTATTTATTCCAGGCTTGAAGCACAAATCAAGGCCACAGTGCCAGTCAGTGTACGGCAGGGAAGCTCCGAGAAAAACACGAG GTCGAAAAGCCGTTTTGGTCCAGGGCGTCCTGCATAA